One genomic window of Arachis stenosperma cultivar V10309 chromosome 10, arast.V10309.gnm1.PFL2, whole genome shotgun sequence includes the following:
- the LOC130956270 gene encoding uncharacterized protein LOC130956270 isoform X2, producing MASSSSSRSDQERPGLGLGLCEGEEEYGSESGWVEARSSCDHLCSLSPDLSHIPAPQNTPCYECQHPSENWLCLSCKEVLCSRFVNKHMLSHSRRTNHCVALSFSDLSVWCFSCDAYLDAQLIPQLRPVYQLAYILKFGQPPPLPQHN from the exons ATggcttcctcctcttcttctcgATCG GATCAGGAGCGTCCAGGTTTAGGTTTAGGGTTAtgtgaaggagaagaagagtaCGGATCAGAATCGGGTTGGGTGGAAGCTCGAAGTTCATGCGATCATCTGTGTTCCCTCTCCCCTGATCTCAGCCATATTCCAGCCCCTCAGAATACTCCCTGCTACGA GTGCCAACACCCGTCTGAAAACTGGTTGTGTCTATCGTGTAAGGAGGTGCTGTGCAGCCGTTTTGTGAACAAGCACATGCTGTCCCACTCGCGGCGCACCAACCACTGTGTGGCACTCAGCTTCAGTGATCTATCAGTCTGGTGTTTCTCCTGTGACGCTTACTTGGATGCACAACTCATCCCACAGCTACGCCCCGTTTATCAACTTGCCTATATCTTGAAATTTGGCCAACCTCCGCCACTTCCTCAACACAATTAA
- the LOC130956270 gene encoding uncharacterized protein LOC130956270 isoform X1, protein MASSSSSRSDQDQERPGLGLGLCEGEEEYGSESGWVEARSSCDHLCSLSPDLSHIPAPQNTPCYECQHPSENWLCLSCKEVLCSRFVNKHMLSHSRRTNHCVALSFSDLSVWCFSCDAYLDAQLIPQLRPVYQLAYILKFGQPPPLPQHN, encoded by the exons ATggcttcctcctcttcttctcgATCG GATCAGGATCAGGAGCGTCCAGGTTTAGGTTTAGGGTTAtgtgaaggagaagaagagtaCGGATCAGAATCGGGTTGGGTGGAAGCTCGAAGTTCATGCGATCATCTGTGTTCCCTCTCCCCTGATCTCAGCCATATTCCAGCCCCTCAGAATACTCCCTGCTACGA GTGCCAACACCCGTCTGAAAACTGGTTGTGTCTATCGTGTAAGGAGGTGCTGTGCAGCCGTTTTGTGAACAAGCACATGCTGTCCCACTCGCGGCGCACCAACCACTGTGTGGCACTCAGCTTCAGTGATCTATCAGTCTGGTGTTTCTCCTGTGACGCTTACTTGGATGCACAACTCATCCCACAGCTACGCCCCGTTTATCAACTTGCCTATATCTTGAAATTTGGCCAACCTCCGCCACTTCCTCAACACAATTAA